One genomic region from Balaenoptera acutorostrata chromosome 1, mBalAcu1.1, whole genome shotgun sequence encodes:
- the CCDC28B gene encoding coiled-coil domain-containing protein 28B isoform X1, with product MEDKKKKRSPKPCLTQPAQPPGTLRRVPVPTSHSGSLALGLPHLPSPKQRAKFKRVGKEKCRPVLAGGGGGSAGTPLQHSFLTEVTDVYEMEGGLLNLLNDFHSGRLQAFGKECSFEQLEHVREMQEKLARLHFSLDVCGEEEEEEEEEEDGVTEGLPEEQKKTMADRNLDQLLSNLEDLSNSIQKLHLAENAEPEEPSAV from the exons ATGGAggacaagaagaagaaaaggagtcCCAAGCCCTGCCTGACccagccagcccagcccccaggcaCACTACGCAGGGTCCCAGTGCCCACCAGCCACAGCGGCTCCTTGGCCCTGGGACTCCCTCATCTGCCATCCCCTAAGCAGCGGGCCAAGTTCAAGAG GGTCGGCAAGGAGAAATGCCGCCCAGTGCtggcaggaggtgggggtggCTCTGCAGGCACCCCCCTGCAGCACTCGTTCCTGACCGAGGTGACCGACGTCTATGAGATGGAAGGCGGGCTGCTGAACCTGCTCAATGATTTCCACTCAGGCCGGCTGCAGGCCTTCG GGAAAGAATGCTCCTTTGAGCAGTTGGAACACGTGCGGGAGATGCAGGAGAAGCTGGCCCGGCTGCACTTCAGCCTGGACGTgtgtggagaggaggaggaggaggaggaggaggaggaggacggggtCACTGAGGGGCTACCTGAGGAGCAGAAGAAGACGATGGCTGACCGCAACCTGGACCAGCTGCTCAGCAAT CTGGAAGATCTTAGTAATTCTAT ACAGAAGCTGCACCTGGCTGAGAACGCCGAGCCTGAGGAGCCGTCAGCTGTGTAG
- the IQCC gene encoding LOW QUALITY PROTEIN: IQ domain-containing protein C (The sequence of the model RefSeq protein was modified relative to this genomic sequence to represent the inferred CDS: inserted 2 bases in 1 codon), with protein sequence MERERLDRKVTALQACVRGFLVRRQFQSLRAEYEAIVREIEGDLGTLQWTEGWIPRPRFLPKKAKSHQTWKAGERVPNPEQELWSCFPCKEPEKEAIWEEKILKKSGESSANSGSLPCRDDSPWLQDEQSRRTRKPSQEETRDMSKMENTEAAGPGLPHSQTELQELQYHRSHLAMELLWLQQAINSRKEYLILKQTLRSPEANQARDEPSLCPDHGGQGCEKAGSRPGPPLEDQSYRTTREPDHVDDSCWRLRSQPHKTPEILATTDKTTAGAKYRDLCYRQAGPQLPTPLDNQAIGKRLTKEPXCGEQTFGGTCLQLTKLLEDETHRGLKSRGYCSGKARTQLPTLREDPDIEDNSPRGPGQKDPDCQRAGPQELGLSEDHVICDGTLADHGGLDLWKTKPPKGQTPSDKSSTGRTSNESSHEGWKNQRTVPWRSRPSEKLSSTGSDHTGEDHWRGRLWKTGPLG encoded by the exons ATGGAGCGGGAACGGTTGGATCGGAAGGTGACGGCGCTGCAG GCCTGCGTCCGGGGCTTCTTGGTCCGACGCCAGTTCCAGAGTCTTCGAGCTGAATATGAGGCTATTGTACGAGAGATCGAGGGTGATCTGGGCACGCTTCAGTGGACTGAGGGCTGGATTCCCAGGCCCCGATTTCTCCCAAAG AAGGCAAAATCCCATCAGACCTGGAAAGCCGGAGAGAGGGTACCAAATCCAGAGCAGGAACTATGGAGCTGCTTCCCATGTAAAGAGCCTGAGAAAGAGGCCATCTGGGAGGAGAAGATACTGAAGAAGTCAGGAGAGAGCTCAGCAAACTCAGGCAGTCTTCCCTGCAGAGATGATAGCCCATGGCTTCAGGATGAGCAGAGCAGGAGGACCAGGAAACCGAGCCAAGAGGAGACCAGAGACATGTCAAAGATGGAGAACACAG AAGCTGCAGGTCCAGGACTGCCCCACAGCCAGACTGAGCTCCAGGAGCTCCAGTACCACCGCAGCCACTTGGCTATGGAGCTGCTGTGGCTACAACAGGCCATCAATAGCCGTAAGGAG TACCTAATTCTCAAACAAACACTGAGATCCCCAGAGGCGAACCAGGCCAGAGACGAGCCCAGCTTGTGCCCAGACCATGGGGGACAGGGCTGTGAGAAAGCTGGGTCACGACCAGGCCCACCACTGGAAGACCAGTCCTACAGAACTACTAGAGAGCCAGACCACGTGGATGACTCCTGCTGGAGACTCAGATCACAACCccataaaaccccagaaatacTGGCCACTACAGACAAAACCACTGCTGGGGCTAAGTACAGGGACCTATGCTACAGACAGGCAGGACCACAGCTGCCCACACCATTGGATAATCAGGCCATAGGGAAAAGGCTCACCAAAGAGCC GTGTGGAGAACAGACCTTTGGAGGGACCTGCCTGCAGCTGACAAAACTACTAGAGGACGAGACCCACAGAGGCCTCAAATCTCGGGGCTACTGTTCTGGAAAGGCCAGGACACAGCTGCCCACACTCCGTGAGGACCCAGACATTGAAGACAACTCTCCCAGAGGGCCAGGCCAAAAAGACCCTGATTGCCAAAGAGCTGGGCCACAAGAGTTGGGCCTCTCAGAGGACCATGTCATCTGTGATGGGACTTTGGCAGACCATGGTGGCCTGGATCTCTGGAAGACTAAACCACCCAAGGGCCAGACTCCCAGTGATAAAAGCTCCACAGGTAGAACCTCCAATGAATCTAGCCATGAAGGATGGAAAAACCAGAGGACTGTACCATGGAGATCAAGGCCATCTGAGAAACTGTCTTCCACAGGGTCAGACCACACAGGAGAGGATCACTGGAGGGGGCGACTGTGGAAAACAGGACCACTGGGCTAG
- the DCDC2B gene encoding LOW QUALITY PROTEIN: doublecortin domain-containing protein 2B (The sequence of the model RefSeq protein was modified relative to this genomic sequence to represent the inferred CDS: inserted 2 bases in 2 codons), with protein sequence MAGGSPEAKRVVVYRNGDPFSPGHQLVVTQRCFPTLETFLCEVTSAVQAPLAVRALYMSCHGHPVTDLADLQNGGQYVAAGFERFRKLPSLHPRGEDPGGKSSSLPGPPVIQQPCDGALGQWLPAGSPCYIHVFRNGDLLSPPFSLKLSQAASKDWEAVLKLLTEKVKLQTRAARKLCTLDGLPLSAREALVSGHYYVAVGEDGSRPSPIWCLAPHCPGGCWQPPDPKSRLHKQGVGHGRRAQATQSSPKEARQIEPPAFYASPQQAFQHAPHSLLPTSGVKGVYGAXPRTETAGAQGVAHDEATWTEEPLDQRAAQVVEEALILESRPXAGAALSASARAPAPPS encoded by the exons ATGGCAGGTGGCAGTCCAGAAGCCAAGAGGGTAGTGGTGTACCGGAATGGGGACCCTTTCTCCCCAGGCCACCAGCTGGTGGTGACTCAACGCTGCTTCCCCACCCTGGAGACCTTCCTCTGTGAGGTGACATCGGCTGTGCAGGCCCCATTGGCCGTGCGTGCTCTCTACATGTCTTGTCATGGCCACCCTGTCACCGACCTGGCAGACCTGCAGAACGGAGGGCAGTATGTGGCTGCTGGCTTTGAACGATTCCGCAAGCTCCC CTCTTTACACCCTAGAGGGGAGGATCCAGGTGGGAAGAGCAGCAGCCTACCA GGCCCTCCTGTGATTCAGCAGCCATGTGATGGGGCCCTTGGACAGTGGCTACCTGCAGGTTCCCCCTGCTATATCCA TGTGTTCAGGAATGGGGATCTGTTAAGCCCCCCATTTAGCCTGAAGCTGTCCCAGGCTGCCAGCAAGGACTGGGAAGCAGTGTTGAAACTCCTGACTGAGAAGGTGAAATTACAGACCAGGGCTGCGCGCAA ACTCTGCACCCTGGATGGGCTCCCACTGTCAGCAAGGGAAGCTCTGGTGAGCGGCCATTACTATGTGGCTGTTGGAGAGGATGGTTCAAGGCCCTCCCCTATCTGGTGCCTCGCCCCTCACTGCCCGGGGGGCTGCTG GCAACCCCCAGACCCAAAGTCCAGGCTCCACAAGCAGGGGGTAG GCCATGGCCGCAGAGCGCAGGCAACCCAGTCCTCTCCAAAGGAAGCCAGGCAAATTGAGCCACCTGCTTTTTATGCCAGCCCCCAGCAGGCTTTTCAGCATGCTCCCCACTC GTTACTTCCCACATCAGGAGTCAAGGGAGTGTATGGGG CCCCAAGGACGGAGACAGCAGGGGCCCAGGGAGTAGCACATGATGAAGCCACCTGGACAGAGGAGCCCCTGGATCAG AGGGCAGCACAGGTAGTGGAAGAGGCCCTGATCCTGGAAAGCCGGC GAGCTGGGGCAGCTCTCTCGGCCTCGGCCCGGGCCCCTGCTCCGCCATCTTGA
- the TXLNA gene encoding alpha-taxilin, which produces MKNQDKKNGSAKQSGSTSNPKNTPGQPEAGPEGAQGRPSQSAPATEAEGSTIQAPGKAEGAQAKTAQSGTLRDVSEELSRQLEDILSTYCVDNNQGGPGEDGAQGEPAEPEDAEKSRTYASRNGEPEPETPVVNGEKETSKGEPGTDESRASDEVVDRDHRRPQEKKKAKGLGKEITLLMQTLNTLSTPEEKLAALCKKYAELLEEHRNSQKQMKLLQKKQSQLVQEKDHLRGEHSKAVLARSKLESLCRELQRHNRSLKEEGVQRAREEEEKRKEVTSHFQVTLNDIQLQMEQHNERNSKLRQENVELAERLKKLIEQYELREEHIDKVFKHKDLQQQLVDAKLQQAQEMLKEAEERHQREKDFLLKEAVESQRMCELMKQQETHLKQQLALYTEKFEEFQNTLSKSSEVFTTFKQEMEKMTKKIKKLEKETTMYRSRWESSNKALLEMAEEKTLRDKELEGLQVKIQRLEKLCRALQSERNDLNKRVQDLSAGGQAPLTDSGPERRPEAANTSKEQGGEGPRVQAPSSPRVTEAPCCPGAPSMEASGQTGPQEPASITA; this is translated from the exons ATGAAGAACCAAGACAAAAAGAATGGGTCTGCCAAGCAATCAGGCAGCACTTCCAACCCAAAAAACACCCCGGGGCAACCGGAAGCTGGACCCGAGGGAGCCCAGGGGCGGCCCAGCCAGTCGGCTCCTGCAACAGAAGCTGAAGGTTCCACCATCCAGGCTCCAGGGAAGGCTGAGG GAGCACAAGCCAAAACTGCTCAGTCTGGGACCCTCCGGGATGTCTCTGAGGAGCTGAGCCGCCAGTTGGAAGACATCCTCAGTACATACTGTGTTGACAACAATCAGGGGGGCCCAGGCGAGGATGGGGCACAGGGTGAGCCTGCTGAACCCGAAGATGCAGAGAAGTCCCGGACCTACGCCTCGAGGAATGGGGAGCCCGAGCCAGAGACCCCAGTAGTCAATGGTGAGAAAGAGACTTCCAAGGGGGAGCCGGGCACAGACGAGAGCCGGGCAAGTGACGAGGTCGTAGACCGAGACCACCGAAGGCCACAGGAGAAGAAGAAAGCCAAGGGTCTGG gaAAGGAGATCACGTTACTGATGCAGACGTTGAACACACTGAGTACCCCAGAGGAGAAGCTCGCGGCTCTGTGCAAGAAGTATGCTGAGCTG ctGGAGGAGCACCGGAACTCCCAGAAGCAGATGAAGCTCCTGCAGAAGAAGCAGAGCCAACTGGTGCAGGAGAAGGACCACCTGCGTGGCGAGCACAGCAAGGCTGTCCTGGCCCGCAGCAAGCTCGAGAGCCTGTGCCGAGAGCTGCAGCGCCACAACCGCTCCCTCAAG GAAGAAGGCGTGCAGCGGgcccgggaggaggaggagaaacgcAAGGAGGTGACCTCGCACTTCCAGGTGACTCTGAATGACATCCAGCTGCAGATGGAACAGCACAATGAGCGCAATTCCAAGCTGCGCCAGGAGAATGTGGAGCTGGCTGAGAGGCTCAAGAAGCTGATTGAGCAGTACGAGCTACGGGAGGAG CACATTGACAAAGTCTTCAAACACAAGGACCTACAGCAGCAGCTGGTGGACGCCAAGCTCCAGCAGGCCCAGGAGATGCtgaaggaggcagaggagaggcACCAGCGGGAGAAGGATTTT CTCCTCAAAGAGGCTGTGGAGTCCCAGAGGATGTGCGAGCTGATGAAGCAGCAGGAGACCCACCTGAAACAGCAG CTTGCCCTGTACACAGAGAAGTTTGAAGAGTTCCAGAACACTCTTTCCAAAAGCAGTGAGGTGTTCACCACATTCAAACAGGAGATGGAAAAG ATGACTAAGAAGAtcaagaagctggaaaaagaaaccaCCATGTACCGGTCCCGGTGGGAGAGCAGCAACAAGGCCTTGCTTGAGATGGCCGAGGAG AAAACACTCCGGGACAAAGAGCTGGAGGGCCTGCAGGTGAAAATACAGCGGCTGGAGAAGCTGTGTCGGGCACTGCAGTCAGAGCGCAATGACCTGAACAAGAGGGTGCAGGACCTAAGTGCTGGAGGCCAGGCTCCCCTCACTGACAGCGGCCCTGAGCGAAGGCCAGAGGCTGCCAATACCTCCAAGGAACAGGGTGGCGAGGGGCCCAGGGTCCAAGCACCTAGCTCCCCAAGGGTCACAGAAGCTCCTTGCTGCCCTGGAGCACCGAGCATGGAAGCATCAGGCCAAACGGGGCCCCAGGAACCCGCCTCCATCACTGCCTAG
- the CCDC28B gene encoding coiled-coil domain-containing protein 28B isoform X2, producing MEDKKKKRSPKPCLTQPAQPPGTLRRVPVPTSHSGSLALGLPHLPSPKQRAKFKRVGKEKCRPVLAGGGGGSAGTPLQHSFLTEVTDVYEMEGGLLNLLNDFHSGRLQAFGKECSFEQLEHVREMQEKLARLHFSLDVCGEEEEEEEEEEDGVTEGLPEEQKKTMADRNLDQLLSNGT from the exons ATGGAggacaagaagaagaaaaggagtcCCAAGCCCTGCCTGACccagccagcccagcccccaggcaCACTACGCAGGGTCCCAGTGCCCACCAGCCACAGCGGCTCCTTGGCCCTGGGACTCCCTCATCTGCCATCCCCTAAGCAGCGGGCCAAGTTCAAGAG GGTCGGCAAGGAGAAATGCCGCCCAGTGCtggcaggaggtgggggtggCTCTGCAGGCACCCCCCTGCAGCACTCGTTCCTGACCGAGGTGACCGACGTCTATGAGATGGAAGGCGGGCTGCTGAACCTGCTCAATGATTTCCACTCAGGCCGGCTGCAGGCCTTCG GGAAAGAATGCTCCTTTGAGCAGTTGGAACACGTGCGGGAGATGCAGGAGAAGCTGGCCCGGCTGCACTTCAGCCTGGACGTgtgtggagaggaggaggaggaggaggaggaggaggaggacggggtCACTGAGGGGCTACCTGAGGAGCAGAAGAAGACGATGGCTGACCGCAACCTGGACCAGCTGCTCAGCAAT GGGACTTga